One Natrinema salaciae genomic region harbors:
- a CDS encoding IclR family transcriptional regulator, producing the protein MTTSDTNGGNRVAAVVKTLDVLEALWQAEGAGVTELTERTDLAKSTVHAHLTTLRSKGYVVQEGDEYRLSLRFLSFGEHVKHAEPLYAASDAPIAELSADVGERVLCSTHQNGLGTIINVSEGTRSFTSDVDVGTHTYLHNSAGGKAMLAHFSTERVDEIIAEWGLPAFTDETITDRDALLDELDAIREEGVAYNRGEYLPGISAIAAPILDTDGTVYGAVTVAGPHHRLENEWEEHDLRTQLLSTANTIEVNVMFS; encoded by the coding sequence ATGACAACGTCAGACACGAACGGGGGAAATCGGGTGGCTGCAGTGGTCAAAACCCTGGACGTGCTCGAGGCACTGTGGCAGGCCGAGGGTGCCGGGGTAACGGAACTCACCGAACGGACCGACCTCGCGAAGAGCACGGTCCACGCCCACCTGACGACGCTTCGCTCGAAGGGGTACGTGGTCCAGGAGGGGGACGAATACCGGCTGAGTCTCCGGTTTCTCTCCTTCGGCGAGCACGTCAAACACGCCGAGCCGCTGTACGCAGCGTCCGACGCGCCCATCGCCGAACTCTCCGCGGACGTCGGCGAACGAGTGCTCTGTTCGACACACCAGAACGGGCTCGGAACGATCATCAACGTCAGCGAGGGGACCCGATCGTTCACGAGCGACGTCGACGTCGGAACGCACACCTACCTCCACAACTCGGCCGGCGGAAAGGCCATGCTCGCGCATTTCTCGACGGAGCGAGTCGACGAGATCATCGCGGAGTGGGGGCTCCCCGCGTTCACGGACGAGACGATCACCGACCGAGACGCCCTTCTCGACGAACTCGACGCGATCCGCGAGGAGGGCGTCGCGTACAACCGCGGGGAGTACCTCCCCGGAATCAGTGCGATCGCCGCACCGATTCTGGACACCGACGGAACCGTCTACGGCGCGGTCACCGTCGCCGGCCCCCACCATCGGCTCGAGAACGAGTGGGAGGAACACGACCTCCGGACCCAGTTGCTGTCGACGGCCAACACGATCGAAGTGAACGTGATGTTCTCTTAG
- a CDS encoding MBL fold metallo-hydrolase produces MDDPTQRESSDVSRLDFDIEWPPKHAAAYLIETPAPILIDAGDPQDRAEATIRDGLATKGYEPGDVEAVVVTHPHSDHIGQVPFLREAGATVYAPRPVLEQLERDPADLAEGVREIGRSAGYRGEAIDREVERARSSLERNRRLLAPEAAVPFEFGEPFAVADREFDPIHTPGHQIHHASLATDLNGERTLFSGDALIEPFRPGAIHVGIDYGAYDAVEAFHRSLDRFDGRPIDRVFPGHGPVFTNYEEAIETTRSALETLTGETLEAVTAIGPATPMELTRHRAGEVRYPAQLLDTLGALGTLEDRERVEYECRDGVRYYAFRKASP; encoded by the coding sequence ATGGACGATCCGACGCAGCGCGAATCGAGCGACGTCTCGCGGCTCGACTTCGACATCGAGTGGCCGCCGAAACACGCCGCGGCGTACCTGATCGAAACGCCCGCGCCGATCCTGATCGACGCCGGCGATCCGCAGGACCGCGCCGAAGCGACGATCCGCGACGGACTGGCCACGAAGGGGTACGAACCCGGCGACGTCGAGGCCGTCGTCGTCACGCATCCCCACAGCGACCACATCGGCCAGGTCCCGTTCCTGCGCGAGGCCGGCGCGACGGTCTACGCCCCGCGCCCGGTGCTCGAGCAACTCGAGCGCGACCCCGCGGACCTCGCCGAAGGGGTCCGCGAGATCGGGCGCTCCGCGGGGTATCGCGGGGAAGCGATCGACCGCGAGGTCGAACGAGCCCGGTCGTCCCTCGAGCGAAACCGCCGGCTGCTCGCGCCCGAGGCGGCCGTTCCGTTCGAGTTCGGCGAGCCGTTCGCGGTCGCGGACCGCGAGTTCGACCCGATTCACACGCCCGGCCACCAGATACACCACGCGAGCCTGGCGACGGACCTGAACGGCGAGCGCACCCTGTTCAGCGGCGACGCGCTCATCGAACCGTTTCGACCCGGCGCGATCCACGTCGGCATCGATTACGGGGCGTACGACGCCGTCGAGGCGTTCCACCGTTCGCTGGATCGGTTCGACGGACGACCCATCGACCGCGTCTTCCCCGGTCACGGCCCGGTCTTCACCAACTACGAGGAGGCGATCGAGACCACCCGGTCGGCGCTCGAGACCCTGACGGGAGAGACGCTTGAGGCGGTGACGGCCATCGGCCCGGCGACGCCGATGGAACTCACCCGCCACCGCGCCGGCGAGGTCCGCTATCCGGCGCAGCTACTCGATACGCTCGGCGCGCTCGGCACGCTCGAGGACCGAGAGAGAGTCGAGTACGAGTGTCGCGACGGTGTCCGTTACTACGCGTTCAGAAAGGCCTCGCCGTGA
- a CDS encoding acyl-CoA dehydrogenase family protein → MDFSEPSEAVQIKKALDDFIDQEVAPLENEYDQFLGADYEKHIVDDEHRQVPEYRNIVEQIRQKSVEAGFYGMTMPEEVGGGDVDILTRAIVGEHMSNRPPGFHSAIFGGAGGPTPILLSCDDRQREEYLEPLMDGEITTCFALTEPGHGSDAHHMDTRAEKDGDEWVINGQKVYITNGPYADFAMVFARTSGEDGDLEGITCFLVDKETPGFEVGTIHRAMGMTPGTHSELHFDDCRVGEEQVLGEVDRGFQSAMDWIGGGRINIAAGAVGTAQYLLDLSVEYARDRETFGKPIGHRQGVSFQLAELATDLEQVRQLYRYAAWKMDNGERARKEESMAKLRGAKLANDAADVAMQVHGGAGFMKDLPIERNYRSARVFRIFEGTDEIQKRTIARELI, encoded by the coding sequence ATGGACTTCAGCGAACCGTCCGAAGCGGTGCAGATCAAGAAGGCCCTCGACGACTTCATCGATCAGGAGGTCGCGCCCCTCGAGAACGAGTACGATCAGTTCCTCGGCGCGGACTACGAGAAACACATCGTCGACGACGAGCACCGGCAGGTTCCGGAGTATCGCAATATCGTCGAGCAGATCCGCCAGAAATCGGTCGAAGCGGGCTTCTACGGGATGACGATGCCGGAAGAGGTCGGCGGCGGTGACGTCGATATCCTCACTCGCGCGATCGTCGGCGAACACATGTCGAACCGGCCGCCCGGGTTCCACAGCGCGATCTTCGGCGGTGCCGGCGGGCCGACGCCCATCCTGCTGTCGTGTGACGACCGGCAGCGCGAGGAGTACCTCGAGCCGCTGATGGACGGCGAGATCACGACCTGCTTCGCGTTGACCGAGCCGGGCCACGGCAGCGACGCCCACCACATGGACACCAGAGCGGAGAAAGACGGCGACGAGTGGGTCATCAACGGACAGAAGGTCTACATCACGAACGGTCCCTACGCGGACTTCGCCATGGTCTTCGCGCGGACGAGCGGCGAGGACGGCGACCTCGAGGGGATCACGTGCTTCCTCGTGGACAAGGAGACGCCCGGCTTCGAGGTCGGGACGATCCACCGCGCGATGGGAATGACGCCCGGCACGCACTCCGAACTCCACTTCGACGACTGTCGCGTCGGCGAGGAGCAGGTGCTGGGCGAGGTCGACAGGGGGTTCCAGTCCGCGATGGACTGGATCGGCGGCGGCCGGATCAACATCGCCGCCGGTGCGGTGGGAACCGCCCAGTACCTGCTCGACCTGTCGGTCGAGTACGCCCGCGATCGGGAGACGTTCGGCAAGCCGATCGGCCACCGACAGGGGGTGTCGTTCCAGCTGGCCGAACTCGCGACGGACCTCGAGCAGGTCCGTCAGCTCTACCGCTACGCCGCCTGGAAGATGGACAACGGCGAGCGGGCACGCAAGGAGGAGTCGATGGCGAAGCTCCGCGGCGCGAAACTGGCCAACGACGCGGCCGACGTCGCGATGCAGGTCCACGGCGGTGCCGGCTTCATGAAGGACCTTCCCATCGAGCGAAACTACCGCTCGGCGCGCGTCTTCCGCATCTTCGAGGGCACCGACGAGATCCAGAAGCGAACGATCGCCCGGGAACTCATCTGA
- a CDS encoding class I adenylate-forming enzyme family protein translates to MDLATVTERARDGNVAQLHDETVRHHGDAQAIEYHGRTLTHEELQAESSRFAGGLTELGIEPGDVLLQYLPNCPPYLIGALGAFKAGAIVSPVNPQYRKRELTYQLEDTEAAAVLTHEALEPYLEAALAEIERDPVVISVGTDADDVRAFDEVRGEETFVERADDDVALLPYTSGTTGKPKGVQLTHRNFRAQTFAVISQEHALEDDAVRSLVWLPLYHITGFTHTAWQPLIRGGSVYLRSAANWDGDAAMELIEAAGITHYVGVTAMYVDMINSDSFGDYDLTSLESAGEGGAKLSVAVQEEFEETAGVEMSEGYGLTETNGATHSQSGSTFGLRHGTIGQPTRMTEAKIVDSSGETVDVGEEGELLVRGPQVMTGYHGMPEATERAFTEDGWFRTGDIARRDADNYYEIVDRKKHMINSAGYNIYPSELEELLAEHEAVAEGAVVGIPDERRNEVPKAYVVTRPGVEPGVDVTAEEIREFFLDNVASYKHPREVEFIDELPRTTSGKIQKYKLEGREESAGE, encoded by the coding sequence ATGGATTTAGCAACCGTTACCGAGCGTGCGAGGGACGGGAACGTCGCGCAGTTACACGACGAGACGGTCCGGCACCACGGCGACGCGCAGGCGATCGAGTATCACGGGCGGACGCTGACCCACGAGGAACTGCAGGCCGAGAGTTCCCGGTTCGCCGGCGGGCTGACCGAGCTCGGGATCGAGCCCGGCGACGTCCTTCTGCAGTATCTGCCGAACTGCCCGCCGTACCTGATCGGCGCGCTCGGGGCGTTCAAGGCCGGTGCGATCGTCTCGCCGGTCAATCCCCAGTACCGCAAGCGGGAGCTGACCTACCAGCTCGAGGACACCGAGGCGGCGGCGGTGCTCACCCACGAGGCGCTGGAACCGTACCTCGAGGCGGCGCTCGCCGAGATCGAGCGGGACCCGGTCGTCATCTCGGTCGGCACCGACGCCGACGACGTCCGCGCCTTCGACGAGGTTCGCGGCGAGGAGACGTTCGTCGAGCGGGCCGACGACGACGTGGCGCTGCTGCCGTACACCTCGGGGACGACGGGCAAACCCAAGGGCGTCCAGCTGACCCACCGCAACTTCCGCGCCCAGACGTTCGCCGTCATCTCGCAGGAGCACGCGCTCGAGGACGACGCCGTCCGGAGCCTCGTCTGGCTCCCGCTGTACCACATCACCGGCTTCACCCACACCGCGTGGCAGCCGCTGATCCGCGGCGGGAGCGTCTACCTCCGCAGCGCGGCCAACTGGGACGGCGACGCCGCCATGGAACTGATCGAAGCGGCGGGGATCACCCACTACGTCGGCGTCACCGCGATGTACGTCGACATGATCAACAGCGACTCGTTCGGCGACTACGACCTCACCAGCCTCGAGTCGGCCGGCGAGGGCGGCGCGAAGCTGTCCGTCGCGGTCCAGGAGGAGTTCGAGGAGACCGCGGGCGTCGAGATGAGCGAAGGATACGGTCTCACCGAGACGAACGGCGCGACCCACTCCCAGAGCGGCTCGACGTTCGGGCTGCGCCACGGGACGATCGGCCAGCCGACCCGGATGACCGAGGCCAAGATCGTCGATTCGAGCGGTGAGACGGTCGACGTCGGCGAGGAGGGGGAGCTCCTCGTTCGCGGGCCACAGGTGATGACGGGCTATCACGGGATGCCCGAGGCCACCGAGCGGGCCTTCACCGAGGACGGCTGGTTCCGCACCGGCGACATCGCCCGCCGGGACGCGGACAACTACTACGAGATCGTCGACCGGAAGAAGCACATGATCAACTCGGCCGGCTACAACATCTACCCCAGCGAACTCGAGGAGTTGCTGGCCGAACACGAGGCCGTCGCCGAGGGCGCGGTCGTGGGCATCCCGGACGAGCGGCGCAACGAGGTCCCGAAGGCCTACGTCGTCACGCGGCCGGGTGTCGAACCCGGCGTCGACGTCACCGCCGAGGAGATCAGGGAGTTCTTCCTCGACAACGTCGCCTCCTACAAACACCCCCGCGAGGTCGAGTTCATCGACGAACTCCCGCGGACGACCTCCGGCAAGATCCAGAAGTACAAGCTCGAAGGCCGCGAGGAGTCGGCGGGCGAATAG
- a CDS encoding succinylglutamate desuccinylase/aspartoacylase family protein, which translates to MSEGTHTAEQVTLARLPSGVELTTTVHTYRGDELGPTLYVQAAQHGREINGTEVLRRFHERLPLESLSGTVIAVPVANPLTFDRVSYTTPEQLDSVNPNMNRIWPGDSDGTLHQRMAARLWESVTAADALVDLHTGSPDMLPHVVYREDDTRSRRLAEAFGSELLLSERADEDAPDEWHRRGFAGKLRVAAAEAEVPSITPELAHNKQILEDVVADGVEGLLDVCRYLELLPGDVPERDQTVARNHLGQVTADDSGLFRPSPSLEVGDSITAGTPIGTVYHPTSYEPLHEARADRHGLLYALTREATVTAGDQLASVAEVREP; encoded by the coding sequence ATGAGCGAGGGCACGCACACGGCAGAACAGGTGACGCTCGCACGGCTGCCGTCGGGTGTGGAACTGACGACGACGGTCCACACCTATCGCGGCGACGAGCTGGGACCGACGCTGTACGTGCAGGCGGCCCAGCACGGCCGCGAGATCAACGGCACCGAGGTCCTCCGGCGGTTCCACGAACGCCTGCCGCTCGAGTCGCTTTCCGGAACGGTGATCGCCGTTCCCGTCGCGAACCCGCTGACGTTCGATCGCGTCTCCTACACGACGCCGGAGCAACTCGACAGCGTCAATCCCAACATGAACCGGATCTGGCCGGGCGACAGCGACGGCACCCTCCACCAGCGCATGGCCGCTCGCCTCTGGGAGTCGGTCACGGCGGCCGACGCCCTCGTCGACCTCCACACCGGCAGTCCCGATATGCTGCCCCACGTCGTCTACCGCGAGGACGACACCCGCTCTCGCCGTCTCGCCGAAGCCTTCGGTAGCGAGCTCCTGCTGTCCGAACGAGCCGACGAGGACGCCCCCGACGAGTGGCACCGACGCGGGTTCGCGGGCAAGCTTCGCGTCGCCGCCGCCGAAGCGGAGGTCCCGTCGATCACGCCCGAACTCGCCCACAACAAACAGATCCTCGAGGACGTCGTCGCGGACGGCGTCGAGGGACTACTCGACGTGTGCCGGTACCTCGAGTTGCTCCCCGGCGACGTCCCCGAGCGCGACCAGACCGTCGCCAGAAACCACCTCGGGCAGGTCACCGCCGACGACTCCGGGCTCTTTCGGCCGAGCCCGTCCCTCGAGGTCGGCGACTCGATTACGGCGGGGACGCCGATCGGGACGGTCTACCATCCGACCAGTTACGAACCGCTGCACGAGGCGCGTGCGGACCGACACGGGCTCCTCTACGCGCTCACGCGCGAAGCGACCGTAACCGCGGGTGACCAGCTCGCGAGCGTCGCGGAGGTTCGCGAGCCGTAA
- a CDS encoding peptidylprolyl isomerase — MGTGFGLLLAGCTSDGSDGTAESAESDASSSATAGAANERTTATLHTSEGDVEVELYDDRAPRTVDNFVGLATGEQTWIDPETGEAVEGEPLYDDVAFHRVIEDFMIQTGDPTGTGRGGPGYRFDDEFHDELRHDDEGILSMANSGPDTNGSQFFVTLAPQPHLDDRHAVFGTVTDGMAVVREIGSVETDASDRPTEAVVLESVSIDDE; from the coding sequence ATCGGCACCGGTTTCGGACTCCTTCTCGCCGGCTGCACGAGCGACGGCTCGGACGGGACGGCGGAAAGCGCGGAGTCCGACGCAAGCAGTTCGGCTACGGCCGGGGCTGCGAACGAACGGACGACGGCGACACTCCACACGAGCGAGGGCGACGTCGAGGTCGAACTCTACGACGACCGCGCGCCGCGGACCGTCGACAACTTCGTCGGGTTGGCCACGGGCGAGCAAACGTGGATCGATCCCGAAACCGGCGAGGCGGTCGAGGGCGAGCCGCTGTACGACGACGTCGCCTTTCACCGCGTCATCGAGGACTTCATGATCCAGACCGGGGACCCGACGGGCACCGGTCGCGGCGGCCCCGGCTATCGGTTCGACGACGAGTTCCACGACGAACTGCGCCACGACGACGAGGGCATCCTGAGCATGGCCAACTCCGGCCCCGACACCAACGGCTCGCAGTTTTTCGTCACGCTCGCACCCCAGCCCCACCTCGACGACCGCCACGCCGTCTTCGGAACCGTCACCGACGGAATGGCGGTCGTCCGCGAGATCGGCAGCGTCGAAACCGACGCCAGCGACCGACCGACGGAAGCCGTCGTCCTCGAGTCGGTCTCCATCGACGACGAGTAG
- a CDS encoding peptidylprolyl isomerase produces MGDVTATLHTNRGDIDVELYDDRAPRTVDNFVGLATGGKTWTDPETGEEVEGEPLYDDVAFHRVIEDFMIQGGDPTETGRGGPGYQFDDEFHDELRHDDEGILSMANSGPDTNGSQFFITLAPQPHLDDRHAVFGKVTDGMDVVHEIGSVETDANDQPNEDIVLESVSVDYE; encoded by the coding sequence ATGGGAGACGTTACTGCGACCCTGCACACGAACCGTGGCGACATCGATGTCGAACTCTACGACGACCGCGCACCGCGGACCGTCGACAACTTCGTCGGGTTGGCCACGGGCGGCAAGACCTGGACCGACCCCGAAACCGGCGAGGAGGTCGAGGGCGAGCCGCTGTACGACGACGTCGCCTTTCACCGCGTCATCGAGGACTTCATGATCCAGGGCGGCGACCCGACCGAGACCGGTCGCGGCGGCCCCGGCTACCAGTTCGACGACGAGTTCCACGACGAACTGCGCCACGACGACGAGGGCATCCTGAGCATGGCCAACTCCGGCCCCGACACCAACGGCTCACAGTTCTTCATCACGCTCGCGCCCCAGCCCCACCTCGACGACCGCCACGCCGTCTTCGGGAAAGTTACCGACGGGATGGACGTCGTCCACGAAATCGGTAGCGTCGAGACCGACGCCAACGATCAGCCGAACGAGGACATCGTCCTCGAATCGGTCTCCGTCGACTACGAGTAA
- a CDS encoding TIGR03617 family F420-dependent LLM class oxidoreductase, producing the protein MSDLRIDAMVPGLSTDSGDAAARAEELGFDGVWTPETDNDAFLPHPLIADRTDEIRQGTRIALSFTRSPMALAYTAWDLARYTDGRFVLGLGTQVKGHNERRFSVDWASPGPRLREVVESLRHIFDAFQGETELDYQGDHYSFSLMTETFDPGPIDHPDIPIYIAGVNEYNIRLAGERCDGLAMHPFNTPEYTDEVIAPTVSEGADREDRSLEDVALSASPFVVTGESEAERDRSRAAVRRRIAFYGSTRTYHDVLDHHGWRSVGEELHELSKAQRWDDMADLITDEMVATFAIEAPPEELLARAEAVYGGIADRVVLPLDHGEAFLNA; encoded by the coding sequence ATGTCAGACCTTCGCATCGACGCGATGGTACCGGGGCTGTCGACCGACTCGGGCGACGCGGCCGCCCGCGCCGAGGAACTCGGATTCGACGGCGTCTGGACGCCCGAGACGGACAACGACGCCTTCCTCCCGCATCCGCTGATCGCGGACCGGACCGACGAGATCCGGCAGGGAACGCGCATCGCGCTCTCCTTTACTCGCAGTCCGATGGCGCTGGCCTACACCGCCTGGGACCTCGCGCGGTACACCGACGGCCGGTTCGTACTCGGACTCGGGACGCAGGTCAAGGGCCACAACGAGCGCCGGTTCAGCGTGGACTGGGCGTCGCCGGGGCCGCGGCTGCGCGAGGTCGTCGAGTCGCTCCGGCACATCTTCGACGCGTTCCAGGGGGAGACCGAACTCGACTATCAGGGGGATCACTACTCGTTTTCGCTCATGACCGAGACGTTCGATCCGGGACCGATCGACCACCCCGACATCCCGATCTACATCGCGGGCGTCAACGAGTACAACATCCGGCTCGCGGGCGAGCGCTGCGACGGGCTGGCGATGCACCCGTTCAACACGCCCGAATACACCGACGAGGTGATCGCCCCGACCGTTTCGGAGGGTGCCGACCGCGAGGACCGCTCGCTCGAGGACGTGGCCCTCTCCGCGAGCCCGTTCGTCGTCACGGGTGAGAGCGAGGCGGAGCGCGACCGGTCTCGAGCGGCGGTCCGCCGCCGCATCGCCTTCTACGGCAGCACTCGCACGTACCACGACGTGCTCGACCACCACGGCTGGCGCTCCGTCGGCGAGGAGTTACACGAACTCTCGAAAGCGCAGCGCTGGGACGACATGGCCGACCTGATCACCGACGAGATGGTGGCGACGTTCGCGATCGAAGCGCCGCCCGAGGAACTGCTCGCGCGGGCCGAAGCCGTCTACGGCGGCATCGCGGACCGCGTCGTCCTCCCACTCGATCACGGCGAGGCCTTTCTGAACGCGTAG
- a CDS encoding D-2-hydroxyacid dehydrogenase, protein MRVLVTPHVLGGGGPILADEIRDRRPGIDLEHVESEDELREAVGDATALLTHRLPSEVLAAADDLEWVQALSAGTDDYDREALADRDVALTNVSGIHAKPIGQQVLGYLLHFERRFDRAVTQQHRREWDRYAGGELGDRTVGIVGVGAIGSQVADYCRSFEARVIGTKRDPTDAPEHVDEIYGPDGLETVLAESDYLVLACPLTDETRHLIDADALAEAADDAVLVNVARGEIVDQPALVDALQADALGGAALDVFETEPLPEESPLWDRDDVLVTPHMAGSTPHYWERCADVFVRNYERFREGRDLENRVV, encoded by the coding sequence GTGCGGGTCCTCGTCACACCCCACGTTCTCGGCGGCGGCGGGCCGATCCTCGCCGACGAGATCCGCGACCGGCGTCCCGGGATCGACCTCGAGCACGTCGAGAGCGAGGACGAACTGCGCGAGGCCGTCGGCGACGCGACGGCCCTCCTCACCCACCGGCTTCCGAGCGAGGTGCTCGCGGCGGCCGACGACCTCGAGTGGGTACAGGCGCTCAGTGCGGGCACCGACGACTACGATCGCGAGGCGCTGGCCGACCGCGACGTCGCGCTGACGAACGTCTCGGGCATCCACGCGAAGCCGATCGGCCAACAGGTGCTCGGCTACCTGCTGCACTTCGAGCGACGGTTCGACCGGGCAGTGACCCAGCAACACCGCCGGGAGTGGGACCGATACGCGGGCGGCGAACTCGGCGATCGAACGGTCGGAATCGTCGGCGTCGGCGCGATCGGTTCCCAGGTCGCCGACTACTGCCGATCCTTCGAGGCTCGCGTCATCGGAACCAAACGCGACCCGACCGACGCACCGGAACACGTCGACGAAATATACGGGCCGGACGGACTCGAGACCGTCCTGGCCGAGAGCGACTATCTCGTGCTCGCCTGTCCGCTGACCGACGAGACTCGACATCTGATCGACGCCGACGCCCTCGCGGAGGCGGCCGACGACGCCGTGCTCGTCAACGTCGCCCGCGGCGAAATCGTCGACCAGCCCGCGCTCGTCGACGCGCTCCAGGCCGACGCCCTCGGCGGCGCTGCGCTGGACGTCTTCGAGACGGAACCGCTCCCCGAGGAGTCGCCGTTGTGGGACCGCGACGACGTGCTCGTGACGCCGCACATGGCCGGGAGCACGCCCCACTACTGGGAGCGCTGTGCCGACGTCTTCGTACGAAACTACGAGCGGTTTCGCGAGGGCCGCGACCTCGAGAATCGCGTCGTTTGA
- a CDS encoding SDR family NAD(P)-dependent oxidoreductase: protein MTHDSTAIVTGGGGGIGRQICLELASRDCDIVIADIDDAGMDETAELVEAEGQVGRPLHTDLSDVATIESTVDAAVEEFETIDVLVNNAGIAGPTAPCEDVETDDWDATMAVNLTGPFAMCRSVLPHMKADGYGRIVNVASVTGKRPLANRTPYATSKMGLIGFTRTLAAEVGAHDINVNAICPGSVDGPRIQRVFERQAEATDRTSEAVRGDAQADSPRGELVQREDVAGLVGFLCSDRADRITGQDINVSAGKVMY from the coding sequence GTGACTCACGATAGCACGGCGATCGTCACGGGTGGCGGTGGCGGAATCGGACGACAGATCTGCCTCGAGTTGGCCAGTCGCGACTGCGATATCGTCATCGCGGATATCGACGACGCGGGGATGGACGAGACGGCGGAACTGGTCGAGGCCGAGGGGCAGGTCGGTCGGCCGCTGCACACCGACCTCAGTGACGTAGCCACCATCGAGTCGACAGTCGACGCAGCCGTCGAGGAGTTCGAGACGATCGACGTGCTGGTGAACAACGCGGGGATCGCCGGGCCGACGGCACCCTGTGAGGACGTCGAGACCGACGACTGGGACGCGACGATGGCGGTCAACCTGACCGGGCCGTTCGCGATGTGTCGGTCGGTACTGCCGCACATGAAAGCCGACGGCTACGGTCGAATCGTCAACGTCGCATCTGTCACCGGCAAGCGCCCGCTCGCCAACCGAACACCGTATGCGACGTCGAAAATGGGATTGATCGGCTTCACCCGTACGCTCGCCGCTGAAGTGGGCGCACACGATATCAACGTCAACGCGATCTGCCCAGGGTCGGTCGACGGGCCGCGTATCCAGCGCGTCTTCGAGCGGCAGGCCGAGGCGACGGACCGGACGTCCGAGGCGGTACGCGGCGATGCACAGGCGGACAGTCCCCGGGGCGAACTCGTCCAGCGCGAGGACGTCGCCGGACTCGTCGGGTTCCTCTGTTCGGATCGGGCGGACCGGATCACCGGGCAGGACATCAACGTCTCGGCCGGCAAGGTGATGTACTGA
- a CDS encoding SDR family NAD(P)-dependent oxidoreductase, translating to MRLENETVVITGAASGIGRATAERCAEAGARVIVTDVDTEGGRAVAETIEESGGEAAFHELDVTDSDQFHAVVDAVADDHGLDVMVNNAGTGHPGGSLEELDDEIRDFVIDINIKGVWNGCHAALPHMKEQGSGAIVNVGSLASLLGLPKQAAYSTTKAAVLNMTRTIAAEAGPYGVRANAVCPGFTDTQMLEGFLEQQDDPEAAREEMAAEYPLKRLGEPEEIANAILFLASDESSFVSGHGLVVDGGFSTC from the coding sequence ATGCGACTCGAGAACGAGACGGTAGTGATCACGGGTGCGGCGTCGGGAATCGGGCGGGCGACCGCCGAGCGCTGCGCCGAAGCGGGAGCGCGCGTTATCGTCACCGACGTCGACACCGAGGGCGGCCGGGCGGTCGCCGAGACCATCGAGGAATCCGGCGGCGAGGCCGCGTTCCACGAACTCGACGTTACCGACAGCGACCAGTTCCACGCGGTCGTCGACGCGGTCGCCGACGACCACGGCCTGGACGTGATGGTCAACAACGCCGGCACCGGCCACCCCGGCGGCAGCCTGGAGGAACTGGACGACGAGATCCGGGACTTCGTCATCGACATCAACATCAAGGGCGTCTGGAACGGCTGTCACGCCGCCCTCCCGCACATGAAAGAGCAGGGGTCGGGCGCGATCGTCAACGTTGGCTCGCTGGCGAGCCTCCTCGGCCTCCCCAAGCAGGCCGCCTACTCGACGACCAAGGCCGCCGTCTTGAACATGACCCGGACCATCGCCGCCGAAGCGGGCCCCTACGGCGTCCGCGCCAACGCCGTCTGTCCCGGCTTCACCGATACGCAGATGCTCGAGGGTTTCCTCGAGCAACAGGACGACCCCGAGGCGGCACGGGAGGAGATGGCGGCGGAGTACCCGCTCAAACGGCTTGGCGAACCCGAGGAGATCGCGAACGCGATCCTGTTCCTCGCGAGCGACGAGTCCTCGTTCGTCAGCGGCCACGGGCTGGTCGTCGACGGCGGGTTCTCGACCTGCTGA